The proteins below come from a single Malus sylvestris chromosome 3, drMalSylv7.2, whole genome shotgun sequence genomic window:
- the LOC126617388 gene encoding uncharacterized protein LOC126617388, giving the protein MAAKYIVGSVLGTFGLAYVFDTTISDKKIFGGSTPGTISNKKWGEETDKKLQAWPRTAGPPVVMNPISRQNFIVKSGSE; this is encoded by the exons ATGGCAGCAAAGTACATTGTAGGATCTGTTTTGGGAACCTTTGGGCTTGCGTATGTTTTTGACACTACTATATCTGACAAAAAGATATTCGGAG GTAGTACTCCTGGTAccatttcaaacaaaaaatggGGGGAAGAAACTGACAAGAAGTTACAGGCTTGGCCACGTACTGCAGGACCTCCGGTCGTGATGAACCCCATTAGTCGCCAGAATTTCATTGTCAAATCAGGTTCGGAGTAG
- the LOC126614732 gene encoding uncharacterized protein LOC126614732, protein MSSSSATAVTATRRFKWQYPPPQPTPRILHLPRRPRRRATKNVHGGKHNSGEARKDHKGKLEALFDQERAFSRTGSPVVLLECGDGEERERKRERVREEEEEEEEGGGVVEEERWRFQAEMLRAECNLLRMERDIAEKKMERTKVKMERTLKSAVHTLVSGQKKICNGKVLEEEIQHLAEKLQSLQRNLRVKDSEVGKNSSNFDKQAYLLQRRLQKFRTTSDEIRVKEIQGMAEASLSIKSSSRVNENLVSGGKSNAEILRRKMEGLSNGMLLERIKEEYGSMLSTANGSVASSASSFQRIEAANLSSSLIQQFYKEKESREEDVCSGRCKAIVRRIVEQVRVETEQWSQMQEMLGQVREEMEELQASRDFWEDRALDSDYQIQSLRSAVQEWRQKAISSESKGRELQVHVSTLQGELDRLRKEESTRLMKSNGSPLIPRNPHNEMEKRVLICHLKENQRTKEDGRKQREGLTDERKKPDAYINTTPNAPKRTPFQNIGNSSFLARQNGKAAFPCHYPQPSKT, encoded by the exons ATGTCATCCTCCTCTGCAACTGCAGTCACCGCAACAAGAAGATTTAAATGGCAGTACCCACCACCCCAACCAACACCAAGAATCCTCCACCTCCCTCGGAGACCTCGCCGGAGAGCTACCAAGAACGTTCATGGCGGAAAACACAATTCAGGGGAGGCCAGGAAGGACCACAAGGGAAAGCTGGAGGCTCTGTTTGATCAAGAGAGAGCTTTTTCGAGAACCGGTTCGCCGGTTGTGCTTCTAGAGTGTGGGGatggggaggagagagagaggaagagagagagggttagagaggaggaggaggaggaggaggagggtggGGGAGTGGTGGAGGAGGAGAGGTGGAGGTTTCAGGCTGAGATGCTGAGGGCGGAGTGTAATTTGTTAAGGATGGAGAGGGATATTGCTGAAAAGAAAATGGAGAGGACCAAGGTTAAGATGGAGAGGACTCTTAAATCAGCTGTGCACACTCTTGTTTCT GGGCAAAAGAAGATTTGCAACGGAAAGGTTTTGGAGGAAGAGATTCAACACTTGGCAGAGAAACTACAGAGTTTGCAAAGAAATTTACGCGTTAAGGATTCGGAGGTTGGGAAGAACTCTAGTAATTTTGATAAACAAGCCTATCTTCTCCAAAGAAGGCTTCAGAAGTTTAGGACGACATCGGATGAGATACGTGTGAAGGAGATCCAAGGGATGGCAGAAGCAAGCTTGTCGATCAAATCAAGCTCTCGAGTAAATGAGAACTTGGTTTCGGGTGGGAAAAGCAAT GCGGAGATTCTGAGAAGGAAAATGGAGGGATTGTCGAATGGGATGTTATTAGAGAGGATCAAGGAAGAGTATGGTTCAATGCTGTCTACAGCCAATGGTTCGGTTGCCAGTTCTGCCTCTTCTTTCCAGAGAATTGAAGCTGCAAATCTGTCTTCTTCCTTGATACAACAATTTTACAAG GAGAAAGAGTCTCGTGAAGAGGACGTATGCTCAGGACGTTGCAAGGCAATAGTTCGAAGAATTGTAGAGCAAGTCCGAGTTGAGACAGAGCAGTGGTCTCAGATGCAGGAGATGCTGGGGCAGGTGAGGGAGGAGATGGAAGAATTGCAGGCTTCTAGGGACTTTTGGGAAGATCGAGCTCTAGATTCTGATTACCAGATTCAATCCTTACGCTCAGCT GTGCAAGAATGGAGACAGAAAGCCATTTCATCTGAAAGCAAAGGAAGGGAGTTACAAGTGCATGTGTCAACGCTCCAAGGAGAGCTTGATAGGTTGAGGAAGGAAGAAAGCACAAGACTAATGAAGTCCAACGGTTCGCCACTTATTCCCCGGAATCCACATAACGAAATGGAAAAGCGGGTACTGATTTGTCACTTGAAGGAAAATCAGCGTACCAAAGAAGACGGGCGCAAGCAAAGGGAGGGTTTAACTGATGAAAGGAAAAAACCGGACGCATACATCAACACAACACCTAATGCTCCGAAGCGAACGCCATTTCAAAACATCGGAAACTCCTCATTTTTGGCGAGGCAGAATGGCAAAGCAGCCTTCCCGTGTCATTACCCTCAACCTTCCAAGACATAG